Within the Vigna angularis cultivar LongXiaoDou No.4 chromosome 10, ASM1680809v1, whole genome shotgun sequence genome, the region ACAATCTCTACAGATGATAACAATTAtgcaacaaaattcaaatataatcacaatacacacttaaacaacagatagctaaaatcaactaaaccagataaacaacaaacaatcaacgaaaacaaaaacaaatccccggcaacggcgccaaaaacttgttgagacctcggcaagcataccgaatcgtacaagtaataaatcagtaagtccgaatatcgtttcccaagagatttgctATGTTTCACTAattgttaaagtttactaatttagcgattaataaacGAAATTTGGTAACACAGATGAATTTTAGCATGCAGATGAAagtaaagtggtaaaaacagtctactaaaagttcactggggttgaaattcaagttcatcactccggtaattttctactaacacaattcctcaaaattaagcatcgacatcctaggcgcatgcagtcctgattcctcagagacagttcttaatcattcaaactaaattgctaattccttagctaattcaattatcagatttgccttaaacacaatgccacagatgactaaaaattccagCCTATGTCTAGGACatgaaatcctttagcagttctatcctaggtccgcggtctcatacattttccaatgatttaaccgttcaaatagctcagattcccatcaaaagcatgaataataaagatagaacacaaaattcatacaagatcatgcattaatagagaaattacaaagagtttcagaaatttactctcaaccccagtgaaatgaagttttagctacacatatacaacatagaagagagaaatgatggattggatggtggaaattggtgaaTTTCCACCATGGAATCCCCTTGGAGCAGCTGCAGCAGCGTCCCTGGTCTCCTCCCCGTTCCAGATCCCCCTCTCTGCAACTGGCCTCTGGTTCTGATATAAAGAAGGgtaaaataattgagtcacgggccatttctggacgagcgtccaaattctggacgagcggcccaattctggacgagcggcctAATCCGGGACGAGCGTCtaattttctggacgagcgctggacgagcgtcctcactctggacgagcgtccttttctggacgagcgtcctcttctggacgagcgtcatctgctggacgagcgtccctggacgagcgtcctctgcctgctAGGCGAGCGTCCTGTGCCGCTCTGGACTAGCGTCCTCTGCTGTGAAACGATCGTGCTGGACGAGCCTCTCTGCACGCTGGACGAGCGTCGTCTgttgtgctggacgagcgtcctctacTGTGAAACGAGCGTGCGCTTgctatgtgacgagcgtcctctgcgcgctggacgagcgttctctgcacgttggacgagcgtcctctgctgtgctggacgagcgtcctctggctATGAAACGAGCGTGCGCTCGCTATatgacgagcgtccgctcattTGCGACGAGGGTCCCATTTCTTCTAAGTGGCGCCCGACGCCCCCTTttatctcgcgcccgggcgcgaacctcTCGGTAAATTCGCGCTCGGCGCCCTTTTTtctcgcgcccgagcgcgatcCTTTCGGCAAAAATGCACCTATGAGTGTGGTCCAAGTCTTTTAtggtatccaatccttatttttcatcaaaataaacaacaaaagcattaaaatacatttaaacaatcaaaattatacttatatcaacaattatacacttttcatgagaattaacactaaaacttactcaaaagccccacaatataagcaacaaaaacaagtaaacttttcacctatcaCTCACATACATAATTTGGTCAGCCAATTTTACAAAGATTGAgctatttttaaaacaaactaacttataaaataaaggtttaattgcttgcattgtccacagtttggctgcaacgtgtcaagttagtccatctttttaaaaaagtttcaatttcgtccaaacttggtttaaaagtgtcaattttgtccaaacgtatgtaaaatttgcatcaatcaagtcccttccgttaaatagacagaaacgacgttaactttttctttctctctcttctgctCCTCTGACTATAACAGTTTTTTGTCAGAACACccttcaatattttaaaaattttgtactGTGTGTCAGCCACACAGTCATAagcaataaattttaaataatttattaaaaaataatatattataatatccATGGATAACATTTTTTGTGCATTTCAAGAGTTGGAGAGagaaggtttaatcattcaattaCTGAAAAGTGCTAGTTCCTCTCTCTTACCCTgttcaaaattaaacaatattaaagaTTGTTAATCCTACCATcataacaatttctttttatcttttttttttgtttgaaaaaaacaCTATGGTGAGATAGTTATCTCATTACACTATATACATATcttttcctaaaaaataaatattaaatctatttatgttacaaacaaataaattaacgGTAGTTCTTTTAACTTATATTAgcaatataatttttaagtttcgtaaattaaaaaatctagAAGAAACATTTACAGAAACATACAATAAACTTCAGAATTCAAAAACAAACATTTACAAAAATTGAAACATTTCAATCAACATTTACAAAAActgaaacaaattattaataaataataatatttgtgttgacagtaaaaaaaaactacCAACTAACaactcataaaaaaattaacttttttttcataagctctcgttttctctcttttcgtctatattttatttttatttattaaatttatttaaatactactgagtttttacaaattttatttgtatttaactttattataatatttttattaatttaatattcttttgaaactgggtgtcaaacaaaaaaaacatatattttggttagatatatttacacaataatatacatatattgtttttgtccttttatattattaaaacattgttttttatttaaagaaggGTATATGTGTACACGTAATAGTAATAGTTAGGTTGAAAAGTAGAGTGGAacataatattatctttttctttgtaCAGAGGTTTAATTGCtcctttgaaataaaaaatgtttaattgttttatttggaaaGTAATCATTTTATGCTGCAAACACTGACAAAAAGACTACATTGCACAGAAAagcagaagagagagaagaaaaaattaacgcTGTTTCTGtttatttaacggaaaggacttaATTGAGGCAAATTTTTCTAAGTTTGGatgcaattgacacttttaaaccataTGTAGACGAAATTGCAGCTTTTTTAAAAGAGTGAACGAACTTGACACACTTCAACAAAACTGGGGATAtagcaagcaattaaacctaaaataaaacaGCAACAAAATGGAGTTTTAGTTCTCTTCCATTTGGGTCATAATGCAATTCACCATCTTGGCCTTTTCTCCTCTAAATTTGAGCTTGTATTCAATTAATATATGGGCAACACTtgttgaagagcttcctttgcATTTTTTGCTCGAACCCTTGTCATAGGTCCTCCAAGTCCTTGTTGCTCGGTCACATTCAATCATTGGTTAGATTTACATCATACCCTCCTTCTTCGAGAATATTCGTCCTTAATCTTAAAGCTTTATTCTCATACTATATGAGTTTGTTATGTCCTTGTAaaggattttatttttcaacaacTTGAAACAAATTCCTTTCCTCTAGGatcaaatataatttgaataaatgTATATTTGTTCCTTTCCAATGGTGGCAATTTGTGGAGCAACTCTCTTGTCAACACACCCTCACCTTCATATGTGACAACAAATAACTCCATGTGTTGTGTTTCATTATCTTCAATACTTTGCTTTTTATCAGCAAACTGGATACATGATAAAGTACTATGAACAAGCTTCCTTTTCAAACATGGGAGTTGGTGTATTTCATTCACATGTCCATCATTTTCCTTCTGTAAACTGACATCATAAATAGTATAAGAAAAATCATTAACAAGGAATTTTATATTGGTTGAGATAAAAAAATCGTACGTCTAATTGTTAATCACTCTTAAAAGAAGGATTAATCAAAcactaaattaaattgaatcTTACAATCACAATAGGaacattttagaaaaaaaaaaacacctctcttgaagtcACAGGAGATGAATGACAGACAGTTTCCTTAAatccacaagggatgaacacctcctttgaattaaataaataatgaacaaCTTTCttaacaataacaacaacaccTTATCACAAAAGATCAAACTTTTAGTGAAATTTACATATTATACCCACATtaggtttttcaaaactttttagAGGAAGTTCACAAGTTTTATTATTGTCTTCTCTAACTTCTATATTTGAAAACACAAACATTTCCTTAATTTATAGAGGAAAACTTGCTTTGGAAAAAGTCCATTTCAAAATTAGGTCAAAATATGAAAAGTCAAATtacaattacattaataatcgattaacgtaAGTGACAATTGATTATTCCTGAATCGTTtcttgaaaattatttttttctgtaataattaattatcataagttataattaattatcattgaGTATTTTGAAAAGATCGTTTTCTCAAGTGATCTAGTATTGCTATTTGGATTATGCCTTTTGACTTTTGATCTACTAATTTAACTAtcttaaataatatacaaaaattgCATGACTTTAATAACTATATTTTCTAATACAACTTTATTTAACTCTTCAACCGTTTTCATAAGTGATAATCTACttcaaccctttcttttttttattattatcatcaaaactttaCTTGTCTTCAAGATTGAGAATAAGATATTCATCTTCTtttatcaaaaagaaaaattacataaaactTAATCCAATTTACGTTAAATATAACGATAACCTCTTCTTCCATTATTCCGAATGCAGAAGtagaaaaggaataaaaatgaGGTCATTAGAACTTATCCAATTTGAAAATTCCTCTTAAGAAACTCTATTACATTACCAAAAGCAGTTTTATTCCAATCTTTAAGACTCAATTTTAACATCGGCAAATTTTTCTGTAAAACAATCGTTGGACAACAAATAACTAGACCTTGCTATGACTTCTGAATAAGATCTTTGCAACATGAATACAAAAATCCACATCTTAAAAAACTGCAAAGATGAAGGTTTTGTATTACTATAGTTGCGtgacagaaagaaaaaattggaTTATGATCAAAACAATTCCTAGGAAGCACCTGATAACAACAGTGGGACAATCATCTAGACAAGAGAGATTACATAAAACCCTATCTAACTTACGTTGAATACAATAAGAACCGCTTCTTCCATTATTCAAAGTAAACGTAGAAGTAGAGAAAGGTATAGAAATGAGCTCAttaaaatttatccaatttGAAAATTCCTATTAAGAAGGTAGAAGACCTCCCAAAATATTATCAGCACATAAAACTAcatcaataatattatatactttCAGTAATTTTATGAAATGAAGGCATGTCCAAAAACTATTTGTGACAACTCTTGATGTCTTGTCACACATACTTTAGTAGTGAATATACATGTCATGtccaaacaaaattattaattgttgCATTCTAGTTCTTGGTCTTTATGATATTTCCTATGCATACATTCCATTATAGACTTATTTCATAGAGGTGACTTTGTTCTCTTTTTAAGATTTTCCAAGTTTCACTAAATTCTTACTTGGTTCAACTATCCCAGATTGTTTATTagattttaatctttaaacatATGAATAACATGTAAATGTAcaattatgattatgattctaCGTATTCCAATgcatataaactttattttacattCTACTCTAAAGTTCTAAATCCATTtctaaaaaaaacaatcaaCATTACCTCTTTCAATCACATATACAATTTTCAGCCACAAATTTCACctttaaaaaagtataatttgaaagataaaaattatatttcacattttataatccaaaaatatcattttcaagaTTCAAATTACACAAtcttaaagttaaatttatattctaGATTATAAATATCCAATCAATATTTTCAAGGTTTTGATTATACAAACAGAAAGAAGATACTGAACTTACATAAATGAGCTGCCACCTTCAAACTCTACAAATGCTTACTAAATGAGCTGCCACCATACAAATTCTTAATCTTCAACTAATTCTTTTGCAAATTGATGTTCAAAATAACAGCTCcgatgaataaaaaaaacatgaaaaatggAGTTATAAAACtgaaaagatataatattaataagataTGAATTCAACCCaggtaaatattattttttatccaaaattttaaaataacatgtgaacgaatcttatatttttatataatactatattttttttttaactataaaatatgaaatgagaaatttgaaaaCTGCAAGATTGGGtgataaaagaaatttgtttggGACTTAAGTGAAAGCCTTTAGTATCCCAAAGTTAAGagttagttttttttgttaattttggtaaaatatgccaaattttgtaaataagaaaggaaattgcATTATAAGTGTAAAAAAAGTACTGAATTCATACTTAGAACATTTTACATCCGTTTATCATTTGTTGTTGTGTTGAGTGTGGTGAAATGGCAGTCACTCACACCCTTTCAACTCTCTCTCCGTCACTCGTCCGATGCTCCAACTCCAAACCAAAGCTTTCATGCTCTCTCTCTTCTCAAGCTTTCAAGgtctctatctctttcttctacttttctgttgctttaaataaattaataaataataatcagtGTTGTGTGGTGTTTGAGAATGATGCAGTGCAAGAGAGAGTACACCACCGTCATGATAGTGCCGACGGGGATTGGCGCCGCCATTGGAGGTTATGCCGGTGACGCTTTGCCTGTTGCTCGCGCTCTGTCCTCCGTCGTTGATTGCCTTATCTCTCACCCTAACGTAAcccattctctctcttttcattCCACTTCTTTTTATCTATACCAGTCATGTAACAATATCCATTGTTTACTATTTTATCCTTCAAATAATTCCGCCATTCTACACTTTCGGTTTTTTTGTTAAAGGTTAATTGCATGTTTAGTTCTCTAATTATTCTAAATTAAGTCATTCTAGTTCACTTTAATCGACAAATTTAATTGCACCTTGTCAACATTTTCTGTTAAAAAGATGACACATAAACAATGActaaaattacttaattttagataattaaattaCCAACTGGGCAATTAATTtcttataagaattaaaattctacatttaacaaaaatagaattaagcaaaaaattatatagataAGGCACAAAATCACACCCTCTTCACTGTACTTTTTAAAAATGCTAAGTGCATAATTATGCAATCTTGTAGGTTAGCCTGTCTTGAATGatagaaaaataagattaaaattttGCAGGTGCTTAATGCTGCAATGCTATACTGGCCGATGCCTAATGCATTATACGTTGAAGGTTATGCTCTTGACCGTTTTGCAGAAGGGTTGTGGGCGTTACAGCCCGTTCACCAAAACAGGGTATGACTCAAacatatgtatatttttttttttctttgatactGAGAGGAAAGAAAGAGATATGTACATCCTGAATGTTGCTTTCTTAGTCATGCTATTTCATTCCGTTTAAATAAAGTATGTACCTAGTTTTATCTTGTGAAGCAGGTGGGATTAGTTCTTGATGCAGGAATAGAGGAGGAACTCCGGGTTCGCCAGTTACAAGTAGCTGATGCTGCAAGGGCTTCCCTTGGATTACCTGTCGTGGAATATACTGTCACAGACACTCCGTTGAAGGTAATAATAAATCATGTTGCATTAACTAtcataatgaaatataaagCATCCATTAAACGAGTTGAGTCCTCTCAGATGATGTATGAAGCCGACCTCACCTAGGGAGACAAGGCTCCTGTTGTAATGAAACTTAAACAATCCTATATTTTCTGCCAATTTTCCATTCACTAGACTTGTGTTTGCTGATAAAGTCTTAAAGTTTGGACTGAGTGATTTGGTTCTTAAGCCAATTGTTTTTTCTACAGTAAGAGTGCATGTGAGTGCTGTTGATCTTTTGGGGCATCTTGAAGTCATATAAAGCATGTGATGTTCTGCAAAAAGAATAATCTTCCATTTTGCTAGATTTTGTCATAATTTAATCAAACTTGTTTGTGTGACAATTGCTTATTTTGGATCTGGCAAGGATTGAATTTTTGGTGGTAGGATAAATTCTATTCAAATTAAAGTTATCGGATCTGTAGTTGTGAAAATTTGACAAGATATTCTATGTTGTGCACTAGAAAGAAACAAGTAATAAGAGTTTTAACGGGAGGAAACCTTGCCAGTTTATCTTATTGTTGTATCTGTTATATTtctatatcttttaatttattttggtcTAGTTAAAATTGGAACACTTTTTAGTCATTTCAGAATGTCTTATTCTCGTCTTTCagacttgattattttttaagctGGAGGTAGAAGTCTTTATGCAAGCCGATTCTATAATTTCAAGCATCTATTATCACGATCTGGAGCTATATAAAATGCCTAGCCAAAGTTAGGGTGAGCTGTATCCAATTTAAAGCCTGAATTTGACTTGCATTGCATCAAATTTTACAGGTAGAGAAGTGGGAGGATCCAGAAACTGGCCAATCAACTGGGAGGATTAAGCACCCTGATTCTTTACTTAGAGCTGTGAATACATTAGTGAAGAGGTCGAAAGTGAATGCCATTGCTATTGTTGGACGTTTCccagatgatgaaattgatgatGTAGATGACTATCGGCATGGAATGGTATGGTAATAAATCTAGAAGAATATAATTTGATTCATTGTGCTAGTTCTATTAGATTAAAAGAAGTCATGGATGAGGTTGTTTCTTTTCCTTGGTTCTTTCATATTCACCATATTTGTGGTATGTGTTCTTGAAATGTAACTTGATGTTAAAAGATTCAGTCTGCATCTTATCACTGTCCTCTAAATTCCAACGAGTGTTTGTTCCTTTTTTCCTTAATTGTTCTTTTGAACATTCCTCAGTCATTTCAGTCATTCCTTTGAATAGTCAGCAGTTCAGGAATGAATCTTGTATTTGGTTACCAACACCGTGACACTTGCTTCCCCCTTTTACCTTGTTTAGGGAATAGACCTATTAGCGGGAGTTGAGGCAGTCATAAGTCATCAAGTAGTGAAGGAGTTCCAAATTCCTTGTGCACATGCTCCTGCAATGTCTCCACTTCCAATGAGCCTATCTCTTAGTCCGAAATCAGCAGCTGAGGAGGTTGGTAAATTCTAAATAACAGAGCATTTGGCATTTGTTTCAACTATATTAGAATGGTGGAGCTACCACTTTTAGAACTAACTGATAGGTTAAAGTATCATGTTAAAACAATTCAtctatgaattataattttagttattacTTTGAACTGTGTTTTTCTCTTATCCAAGACGTATAATCTTTTAACAGAGTATGATTGATTTTTTTAGTGACTAGGCAAACATGCCTCATGTTTAATTTTCTATTGATGTGATAAATTTTCCGAAGCATCTGTTTTAATCCATTTTTTTCATTCGTTAAGAGAATCTGATATATTATAGTTTagtgtatattttttaattaagctCAGCATATGTGTGTGTAGTGTAGATTTTGTAATTATAGGGTCGATAATCATACCAAAGCAAATAGTATTTAAGATTTCTAGTGGTTAGATTCTCAGTTGAGCATTAACAGTTTCAATAATGTAATTTATCTATGTCTGCACTGTCTGCTGATGGGAGATCGCATCTAAGATTCAGAACTctatactttaaatatatcatACTGGTCTACTGTGTACTGTGTTGGTGGACCTCACTTATTTTGTGCTTTCTGAAATTTTTCTAGCAATTTAGGATGAATATATTTCCACCGGTTTCAATGATTCGTGCTGCTCCTTTCTTACCTTCTCCAATAGATACCGGTTGTTGGTTTGTCTTGCGTGTGTTTGTATgagtatataaattaattactgATAAATGTTACTTAAAACTCTGAAAACTGAAGATAACTTGAGGCTGTATAATAAAACTAGTAGGAAGTAAGGTAGTTTACCTAGTTCAGGATTTCTTATGTTTGTTGACTGTGAAGGTGTTAGAAATCGTCAAGCCACCTGCTTTGTTGAATCTGTTTTGTTTCAAATCTCTGTCCCAAagtagaaaattttaaaattttcagttaagatgattttaaaattgtctTTTCATACACTGTTTCAATATACAAGAATTAGAAACTTTAAttctaagaaaaggaaaatacagTTATAAAGTATAACGAGGACAATACAGTTATAAAGTATCAAGAAAATGAAGATCCCCTTGCTTATTCCAAACATGGGCACAATTAATAACTAATCCTCTTCTTACTATTATTAGTACGGTGCAAGTTTGGGTAAATGGATTAGACCTGctcaaaaaccaaattttagTTAGATAAAGCCATTTTGAGTAACGTTGCTTTAAAGTTTGAAACCGTTTGCATTAAACTGTTCCTCATTCTTCCCCTGCTCATTTTACTGGATTTTTTTTCCATGTCCTTCATTTTCAAGATTGATGTGTCCATTAAATGAATGAAAGTTTAACATTTCTAGTAGGTGCTTTTTAACATTTCTTGTATTAAATTACTAAGACGATTTTGTTCTCATTATAAATTGGGGATTTCTCATTCTGCGCATATGA harbors:
- the LOC108335202 gene encoding uncharacterized protein LOC108335202 isoform X2; this encodes MAVTHTLSTLSPSLVRCSNSKPKLSCSLSSQAFKCKREYTTVMIVPTGIGAAIGGYAGDALPVARALSSVVDCLISHPNVLNAAMLYWPMPNALYVEGYALDRFAEGLWALQPVHQNRVGLVLDAGIEEELRVRQLQVADAARASLGLPVVEYTVTDTPLKVEKWEDPETGQSTGRIKHPDSLLRAVNTLVKRSKVNAIAIVGRFPDDEIDDVDDYRHGMGIDLLAGVEAVISHQVVKEFQIPCAHAPAMSPLPMSLSLSPKSAAEEIGYTFLPCVLAGLSNAPQYLVMDSKSFDKGCILANDVDSVILPKDACGGDACLAFARNKSKKPLIITVEENETVLNDTANKLGLEVLHVSNYWEAVGVIAAHKAGIDPFSLRRDKILNIGCTSFMPVNGHTIPR
- the LOC108335202 gene encoding uncharacterized protein LOC108335202 isoform X1, with product MAVTHTLSTLSPSLVRCSNSKPKLSCSLSSQAFKCKREYTTVMIVPTGIGAAIGGYAGDALPVARALSSVVDCLISHPNVLNAAMLYWPMPNALYVEGYALDRFAEGLWALQPVHQNRFYLVKQVGLVLDAGIEEELRVRQLQVADAARASLGLPVVEYTVTDTPLKVEKWEDPETGQSTGRIKHPDSLLRAVNTLVKRSKVNAIAIVGRFPDDEIDDVDDYRHGMGIDLLAGVEAVISHQVVKEFQIPCAHAPAMSPLPMSLSLSPKSAAEEIGYTFLPCVLAGLSNAPQYLVMDSKSFDKGCILANDVDSVILPKDACGGDACLAFARNKSKKPLIITVEENETVLNDTANKLGLEVLHVSNYWEAVGVIAAHKAGIDPFSLRRDKILNIGCTSFMPVNGHTIPR